GGCTAAACTGGCTCTTAAGCCACTCATAAAGGCTTTGGCTAAACCTTGATTTTTCGGATGACGCACAATATGGTCAACACCGCTGGCTTTTGCCACTTCTACTGTCTGATCGCGGCTACCATCATCAATAATGAGCCATTCTACCTGATCAATTCCCGGCAGTTCTCGCGGTAAATCCGCTAACGTTGCTCCTAAAGTGGCTTCTTCGTTGTAGCAAGGGATTTGTATAATTAGTTTAGTCAATAAAATCTCCCCACTGTAATTTTGCAGTTATAAACTGATCAAATCGCGATCGCGCATCTCCGTCAAGACGAATTCTTCCTCAGGGGAGTAGTAACAGATTACAAATTTACCCATAGTAGTTTGCGAAGTTGTAAGCAACAAGGAATGATTGATGTCTGAGTTAGTGCAAGCTGTCCTCGAAAGCAAAGAAAGAACTGATTTACGCGATTTTATCGATCTCCTGCGTCGTGAAGGATCTCATCGCTATCTCCTCCGGAATGATATTCTCAACGCCTTTTCTACGTTTTGCCAAGATCAGGAAAAAAATACGGATTATGCGAGAAACTCAGCATTAGGTCGCCTCATTTACTATACGCAAGAACTCATTTTAGAGCACGAAAGCCTTTATCTGATTATTCGTCCCCAAATTGCGAAACAAGAAAGTTATCGTATTGTTGATAACTTAACGGTCGAACCTCTGACCAGACAAGAATTATTAGATGTGCGCGATCGCTTCGTTAACCAGTATCATCCCGAGGAAGGGGATGTTTTTGAGATCGACTTTCAGCCCTTCTACGATTACTCTCCCATTATTAAAGACTCTAAAAATATTGGTCGTGGCGTGGACTTTCTCAACCGCTACATGTCCAGTAAACTTTTCCAAGACCCCAACCAATGGCTTACAGCCGTTTATAATTTTCTCAGTCTTCACAGTTATAACGGCATTACGCTTCTGATTAATGGGCGCATTAAAGACCAACAGCAACTTTCGACTCAGGTCAAACGGGCTCTTGAATTTGTCAGTGAGCTTCCTCAAGATAAACCTTACGAAGAGTTCCAATTTGATCTACAAGATCTTGGCTTTGAACCCGGTTGGGGAAATACCGCAGGGCGCATTCAAGAAAGCCTAGGTATTTTAGACGAACTGATCGATTCTCCAGACAATCAAGGCTTAGAAGCCTTTCTCTCTCGCATTCCTATGATCTTCAAGATTGTTTTAGTCTCAGTTCATGGTTGGTTTGGTCAAGAGGGAGTTTTAGGACGACCGGATACTGGGGGGCAAGTGGTTTATGTTTTAGACCAAGCCCGCAGTTTAGAAAAACAACTCGAAGAGGACATTGAATTAGCGGGATTAACCAACTTGGGCGTTAAGCCAAAAGTCATTATCCTCTCTCGCCTCATTCATAACAATGATGGTACCCGCTGTAATGAACGGTTAGAAAAAGTTCATGGTACAGAGAACGGCTGGATTTTGCGAGTTCCGTTTCGGGAATACAATCCGAAAGTGACACAAGATTGGATTTCTCGATTTGAAATTTGGCCCTACCTAGAAACCTATGCCATTGATGCCGAAACCGAACTTTGTGCCGAACTTGAAGGAAAACCCGATCTGATTATCGGCAACTATTCTGATGGCAATTTAGTGGCATTTCTCTTAGCCCGTCGTCTCAATATTACGCAGTTTAACGTTGCCCACGCCTTAGAAAAATCAAAATACTTGTTTAGTAACCTCTACTGGCAAGATTTAGAGCCGAATTATCATTTCTCAATTCAATTTACTGCTGATTTAATTGCCATGAATGCTGCCCAGTGTATTATCAGCAGTACCTATCAAGAAATTGTAGGGCGACCCGATAGTGTGGGACAGTATGAATCCTATCAAAATTTCACGATGCCCGATCTCTATCACGTTGTAAACGGGATTGAATTGTTTTCACCGAAGTTTAATGTCGTTCCCCCTGGTGTTAATGAAAATATTTACTTCCCTTATACGCAGCAAGAAGACCGGATTCCCAACCGCGTGGAACAGGTAAAAGACTTATTATTCTACAAAGAAGATGAGTCGCAAGTTTTTGGTAAATTGGATAACCCTGAAAAACGCCCCTTGTTCTCAATGGCCCGTTTAGATCGGATTAAAAACCTGACAGGATTAGTCGAATGTTTTGGGAAATCCCCGCAACTGCAAGAACACTGTAATCTGATTTTGGTGGCAGGAAAACTCCATACGTCCGAAACCACAGATAGTGAGGAACGGGAAGAAATTGAGAAAATGTATCGCCTCATTGAGGAATACAACTTGCATGGAAAAATTCGTTGGTTAGGGGTACGACTGCCAAAAAGCGATTCTGGTGAAGTGTATCGGGTAATTGCCGATCATGAAGGGATCTTTGTGCAACCTGCTTTATTTGAAGCGTTTGGTTTAACCATTTTAGAAGCAATGATCTCCGGCTTGCCCACCTTTGGTACACAGTTTGGCGGTCCCTTAGAAATTATTCAAGATCAGGCGAATGGATTTTATATTAATCCCACGAACTTAGAAGAAACTGCCCAAAAAATCCTTGATTTTGTTCAGAAATGTGATGTCAACCCTGATTTGTGGCATGAAATTTCCCAAAAAGCAAGGGAGCGGGTTTATACTAGCTACACTTGGAAAATTCATACAACCAAGCTTTTGTCTTTAGCCCGGATTTATGGCTTCTGGAATTTTACCTCGAAGGAAAATCGGGAAGATATGTTGCGTTATATCGAATCGCTGTTTTACCTCATTTACAAGCCAAGGGCAAAAGCGTTGTTAGAAGAACACGCCAGGCGGTAAAGGATGAGTGAGCTGCAAGGGATAATTATCGGAAAAGGGTTAAGGTAAGGTGTAAGCAATCCCAACCTTTATCCCTTCTCTGTTCTCTGTTCACCTCAATTTACCGATTAGTCTTCTCTACTCTTTCAAGAGTGAATCACGAGGGGCAAAACTCTGAATTTCTTGCAGTTTTTGATAGAGTTCTTTTTCTTCTGCAGTGGGTTGCGGAGGCACCAGAATTTGAATTTCAACCAGTTGATCGCCCCGTTCTCCATCCACAGGATAACCTTTATTTGCAAGACGTAAGCGTTGACCCGATTTGACGCCAGCAGGAATTGACATTTCCACCAAGCCATCTAAAGTAGGAACTTGAATGGCACTTCCGAAAACCGCTTCACTGGGAGTGACAGGAATGCGACAGAAGACATCTTTGTCTTTGAGTTTAAACAAACAATGGGGAGCAATCGTAATGGTCAAATATAAGTCACCTCCGCCAAGACCTTGTCCTCGTAAGCGCATCTGTTGACCGTCAATCATTCCCGAGGGCATATCAATTTCGAGGGACCGTCCATCTTCAAGGCGAATGCGCTCTTTGCCGCCACGATAGGCTTTTTCCAAAGGTAGTTTTAATCTGGCTTCTACATCACGAGGACGTTCTTTTGGGGAACGACTCTGTTCTGTTTCGACTTTGTAAGCCGTTTTACGCGTTCCTGGACGATAGGCATTGCTATCTTCGCGAGGCACGCGGCGTGAAGTTTGTTGAGAAGATGTTCCCGCCTGACGTTGCGTGTTTTTGCGAAAGGTTTGTTGCACAAAGCGATTAAAATCTGCTCCATACTGACCATTTTCAGTGGCAGCGCGATCGCGGCGCGTTTTGCTATTAGAGGGTTTACTGCGACGGCGGCTTTTGGGGCTACGGCTGTTGAGTAACTGGTCATACTTTTCCCGCTCTTCCGGATCACATAAGACATCGTAGGCTTCAACTAAATCTTTGAATGTTTCTTCAGCTTGTTTATCTCCCGGATTCAGATCAGGATGATATTTACGAGCCAA
Above is a genomic segment from Cyanobacteria bacterium GSL.Bin1 containing:
- a CDS encoding sucrose synthase produces the protein MSELVQAVLESKERTDLRDFIDLLRREGSHRYLLRNDILNAFSTFCQDQEKNTDYARNSALGRLIYYTQELILEHESLYLIIRPQIAKQESYRIVDNLTVEPLTRQELLDVRDRFVNQYHPEEGDVFEIDFQPFYDYSPIIKDSKNIGRGVDFLNRYMSSKLFQDPNQWLTAVYNFLSLHSYNGITLLINGRIKDQQQLSTQVKRALEFVSELPQDKPYEEFQFDLQDLGFEPGWGNTAGRIQESLGILDELIDSPDNQGLEAFLSRIPMIFKIVLVSVHGWFGQEGVLGRPDTGGQVVYVLDQARSLEKQLEEDIELAGLTNLGVKPKVIILSRLIHNNDGTRCNERLEKVHGTENGWILRVPFREYNPKVTQDWISRFEIWPYLETYAIDAETELCAELEGKPDLIIGNYSDGNLVAFLLARRLNITQFNVAHALEKSKYLFSNLYWQDLEPNYHFSIQFTADLIAMNAAQCIISSTYQEIVGRPDSVGQYESYQNFTMPDLYHVVNGIELFSPKFNVVPPGVNENIYFPYTQQEDRIPNRVEQVKDLLFYKEDESQVFGKLDNPEKRPLFSMARLDRIKNLTGLVECFGKSPQLQEHCNLILVAGKLHTSETTDSEEREEIEKMYRLIEEYNLHGKIRWLGVRLPKSDSGEVYRVIADHEGIFVQPALFEAFGLTILEAMISGLPTFGTQFGGPLEIIQDQANGFYINPTNLEETAQKILDFVQKCDVNPDLWHEISQKARERVYTSYTWKIHTTKLLSLARIYGFWNFTSKENREDMLRYIESLFYLIYKPRAKALLEEHARR
- a CDS encoding DnaJ domain-containing protein, with the translated sequence MKNLPNYYELLDVSPDATVEEIKRAYRRLARKYHPDLNPGDKQAEETFKDLVEAYDVLCDPEEREKYDQLLNSRSPKSRRRSKPSNSKTRRDRAATENGQYGADFNRFVQQTFRKNTQRQAGTSSQQTSRRVPREDSNAYRPGTRKTAYKVETEQSRSPKERPRDVEARLKLPLEKAYRGGKERIRLEDGRSLEIDMPSGMIDGQQMRLRGQGLGGGDLYLTITIAPHCLFKLKDKDVFCRIPVTPSEAVFGSAIQVPTLDGLVEMSIPAGVKSGQRLRLANKGYPVDGERGDQLVEIQILVPPQPTAEEKELYQKLQEIQSFAPRDSLLKE